A genome region from Manihot esculenta cultivar AM560-2 chromosome 5, M.esculenta_v8, whole genome shotgun sequence includes the following:
- the LOC110615224 gene encoding glutamyl-tRNA reductase 1, chloroplastic yields MAVSSGFATTLAGAKMETLLLISTSSSSSSSGSSSSLRAHLASPPQVRVCGRPARNNYGRILMQRGGVRCEVAASTDSVVETDSNIDPAKVSSLSALEQLKTSAADRYTKERASIVVIGLSIHTAPVEMREKLAIPEAEWPRAIGELCGLNHIEEAAVLSTCNRMEIYVVALSQHRGVKEVTEWMSKTSGIPVPEICEHRFLLYNKDATQHLFEVSAGLDSLVLGEGQILAQVKQVVKVGQGVVGFGRNISGLFKHAISVGKRVRTETNIAAGAVSVSSAAVELALMKLPESSHATARMLVIGAGKMGKLVIKHLVAKGCTKMVVVNRSEERVAAIRQDLKDVEIIYKPLDEMLTCAAEADVIFTSTASETPLFLKDDVKDLPSVGSEVGGLRLFIDISVPRNVGSCVNGVENARVYNVDDLKEVVAANKEDRLRKAMEAQAIITEESKQFEAWRDSLETVPTIKKLRAYAERIRAAELDKCLSKMGEDIPKKTRRAVDDLSRGIVNKLLHGPMQHLRCDGSDSRTLSETLENMHALNRMFSLETEVAVLEQKLRAKTNQK; encoded by the exons ATGGCTGTTTCGAGCGGTTTTGCCACCACTTTGGCCGGTGCCAAGATGGAGACTTTGTTGCTTATTTCTACGTCTTCATCTTCGTCTTCTTCTGGGTCTTCTTCCTCGTTGAGGGCCCATTTGGCTTCGCCTCCGCAGGTACGAGTTTGTGGTAGGCCGGCTCGGAACAATTATGGAAGGATTTTAATGCAGAGAGGAGGGGTGAGATGCGAGGTTGCTGCTTCAACGGATTCCGTTGTTGAGACTGACTCCAATATCGATCCGGCTAAGGTTTCCAGCTTGTCCGCTCTTGAACAGCTCAAAACCTCTGCCGCTGATA GATATACAAAGGAAAGGGCCAGCATTGTGGTCATTGGGCTTAGTATTCACACTGCACCAGTTGAAATGCGTGAAAAACTTGCGATTCCTGAAGCTGAATGGCCTCGTGCTATTGGGGAGTTGTGTGGTTTAAATCATATAGAAGAGGCTGCAGTTCTTAGCACTTGCAATAGAATGGAGATATATGTTGTGGCACTATCTCAGCATCGTGGGGTCAAGGAAGTCACTGAATGGATGTCAAAG ACAAGTGGCATCCCTGTTCCAGAAATTTGTGAGCACCGGTTTTTGCTGTACAACAAAGATGCTACACAGCATCTCTTTGAGGTGTCTGCAGGTCTTGACTCACTTGTTCTGGGAGAAGGTCAAATTCTTGCTCAGGTTAAACAAGTTGTTAAAGTTGGCCAAGGAGTTGTTGGCTTTGGAAGGAACATTAGTGGGCTCTTCAAACATGCAATATCTGTTGGAAAGCGTGTTAGGACAGAGACGAATATTGCTGCTGGTGCTGTTTCTGTAAGCTCTGCAGCTGTTGAATTGGCTTTGATGAAGCTTCCTGAATCTTCACATGCTACTGCCAGGATGTTGGTGATTGGAGCCGGTAAGATGGGGAAGCTTGTGATCAAACACTTGGTAGCAAAGGGTTGCACAAAGATGGTTGTTGTAAACAGAAGTGAGGAGAGAGTTGCAGCTATACGTCAAGATCTGAAGGATGTTGAGATTATTTACAAACCCCTGGATGAGATGCTAACTTGTGCTGCTGAGGCTGATGTTATTTTCACTAGCACAGCATCGGAAACTCCATTGTTTTTGAAAGATGATGTTAAAGATCTTCCCTCTGTTGGCTCGGAGGTTGGGGGTTTGAGGTTATTTATAGATATCTCTGTTCCAAGGAATGTGGGCTCATGCGTCAATGGTGTTGAAAACGCACGAGTTTACAATGTTGATGACCTCAAGGAGGTCGTGGCTGCTAATAAAGAAGATCGCCTCCGAAAAGCAATGGAAGCTCAGGCAATTATTACTGAGGAATCAAAGCAATTTGAAGCTTGGAGGGATTCGTTGGAGACTGTTCCTACCATCAAGAAGTTAAGAGCCTATGCAGAGAGAATTAGAGCTGCAGAGCTAGATAAATGTCTTTCAAAAATGGGTGAAGATATCCCAAAGAAAACAAGGAGAGCTGTGGATGATCTCAGCCGCGGTATAGTTAACAAGCTCCTTCATGGTCCAATGCAGCACCTGAGATGCGATGGCAGTGACAGCCGAACTCTAAGTGAGACCCTCGAGAACATGCATGCTCTTAACAGAATGTTCAGCCTCGAGACAGAAGTAGCCGTGTTGGAACAAAAGCTTCGAGCCAAAACCAACCAGAAGTAA